The Pseudomonas triclosanedens genome has a window encoding:
- a CDS encoding class II glutamine amidotransferase, whose translation MCELLGMSANVPTDIVFSFTGLMQRGGGTGPHRDGWGIAFYEGRGVRLFQDPSASIDSEVARLVQRYPIKSETVIGHIRQANVGKVCLSNTHPFVREMGGRYWTFAHNGQLADFHPEPGLYRPVGDTDSEAAFCDLLNRVRRAFPEPVPVEVLLPTLVGACAAFREKGVFNCLLSDGDWLFSFCTTKLAWITRRAPFGPARLKDADLIVDFQSETTPDDVVTVIATEPLTDNENWTLMQGGEWMLWWRGEIVDQGRI comes from the coding sequence ATGTGCGAGTTGCTCGGCATGAGCGCCAACGTCCCCACGGACATCGTGTTCAGCTTCACCGGGCTGATGCAGCGTGGTGGTGGCACCGGTCCGCACCGCGATGGCTGGGGGATCGCATTCTATGAAGGACGGGGCGTGCGGCTGTTCCAGGACCCGTCGGCGAGCATAGATTCGGAGGTCGCGCGCCTGGTGCAGCGCTACCCGATCAAGAGCGAGACGGTGATTGGACACATCCGCCAGGCCAACGTCGGCAAGGTCTGCCTGTCCAATACGCATCCCTTCGTACGCGAGATGGGCGGGCGCTACTGGACCTTCGCCCACAATGGCCAACTGGCCGACTTCCACCCCGAGCCGGGGCTGTACCGCCCGGTGGGCGATACCGACAGCGAGGCGGCCTTCTGCGACCTGCTCAACCGTGTGCGCCGGGCCTTTCCCGAGCCGGTTCCGGTCGAGGTACTGCTACCGACGCTGGTAGGCGCCTGCGCCGCGTTCCGCGAGAAGGGGGTGTTCAACTGCCTGCTCAGCGATGGCGACTGGCTGTTCTCGTTCTGTACCACCAAGCTGGCCTGGATCACCCGGCGCGCGCCGTTCGGCCCGGCGCGGCTGAAGGATGCCGACCTGATCGTGGACTTCCAGTCAGAGACCACGCCGGACGACGTGGTCACGGTGATCGCCACCGAGCCGCTGACCGACAACGAGAACTGGACCCTGATGCAGGGCGGCGAGTGGATGCTCTGGTGGCGCGGCGAGATCGTCGACCAGGGAAGGATCTGA
- a CDS encoding HIT family protein, giving the protein MDCVFCAIAAGRVPAHVLYEDDRFIVLLDIYPLRPAHLLVVAREHAPFLHQLSEDAQAGLMPLAERMQRVLRRAGYGRVGINLLVNDGPAANQHVPHFHLHLIPRELSDLPALLVRVLTRFLPLGRRRMQDRLSRELHQLREALMEEN; this is encoded by the coding sequence ATGGACTGCGTGTTCTGTGCCATAGCGGCCGGTCGCGTGCCGGCTCACGTCCTCTACGAAGACGATCGATTCATCGTGCTGCTGGATATCTATCCGCTGCGTCCCGCTCATCTGCTGGTGGTGGCACGGGAGCATGCGCCGTTCCTGCACCAGTTGTCGGAGGACGCACAGGCCGGGCTGATGCCACTGGCCGAGCGTATGCAGCGCGTGTTGCGCCGGGCTGGCTATGGCCGGGTCGGTATCAATCTGCTGGTCAACGACGGCCCTGCCGCCAACCAGCACGTACCGCATTTTCATCTGCACCTGATTCCGCGAGAGTTGAGCGACCTGCCGGCACTGCTGGTGCGCGTGCTCACGCGGTTTCTGCCGCTGGGCCGGCGGAGGATGCAGGACCGCCTGTCGCGCGAGCTGCACCAGTTGCGCGAGGCACTGATGGAGGAGAACTGA
- a CDS encoding DUF2937 family protein produces MLRSYIRMVLFALGLMVAVQVPGFIKDYAQRVDAHRIEAAQALQGFRDTAGQFFKGDLNALVAHYRGSADPVFQRDADNIERLLRRAQLFESQWLALQGNWYQRALHMVSAPNHELLQETYENYRYQVVLEPEAIGWALAGGLLLAWIAEVLMTSVAALVGFGDNRRASRRHWN; encoded by the coding sequence ATGCTGCGCAGCTACATTCGCATGGTGTTGTTTGCGCTGGGCCTGATGGTGGCGGTACAGGTGCCCGGTTTCATCAAGGATTACGCGCAGCGCGTGGATGCTCACCGCATCGAGGCGGCGCAGGCCCTGCAGGGCTTCAGGGACACCGCAGGACAGTTCTTCAAGGGCGACCTGAATGCCCTGGTGGCGCACTATCGCGGCAGTGCCGACCCCGTGTTCCAGCGCGACGCCGACAACATCGAGCGCCTGTTGCGCCGTGCGCAACTCTTCGAGAGCCAATGGCTGGCGCTACAGGGCAACTGGTACCAGCGCGCCTTGCACATGGTCAGTGCGCCGAACCATGAACTCTTGCAGGAAACCTACGAAAACTACCGGTACCAGGTGGTTCTTGAACCGGAGGCCATCGGCTGGGCGCTGGCCGGCGGGCTGCTGCTGGCGTGGATTGCCGAGGTGCTGATGACTTCGGTGGCGGCGCTGGTCGGCTTCGGTGACAACCGCCGCGCCTCGCGTCGGCACTGGAACTGA
- a CDS encoding MFS transporter — translation MNEHDYMIAWGAYLGAGLGLTLVWFLMTGWMWRWLREPLRVIVVVLLFTPTPVDPANNLYAPAIAITALDVVFKVGNNAWRAVSDLALVLLAAFGVYLLFVLVRWPIERSMKKRRKEPDPEDEPTLRQLMQPELMPGVDSRTDERGDRRMRIEPRL, via the coding sequence ATGAACGAACACGATTACATGATCGCCTGGGGCGCCTATCTCGGCGCCGGCCTCGGCCTCACGCTGGTTTGGTTCCTGATGACCGGCTGGATGTGGCGGTGGCTGCGCGAGCCGCTGCGAGTCATCGTCGTCGTGCTGCTGTTCACCCCGACGCCGGTGGACCCGGCCAACAATCTGTACGCTCCAGCTATCGCCATCACCGCGCTGGACGTAGTGTTCAAGGTTGGCAACAACGCCTGGCGCGCGGTGTCGGACCTGGCCCTGGTGCTGCTGGCAGCGTTTGGCGTGTACCTGCTGTTCGTGCTCGTCCGTTGGCCCATCGAGCGCTCGATGAAGAAGCGCCGCAAGGAGCCGGACCCGGAAGACGAGCCGACCCTGCGCCAACTGATGCAGCCGGAGCTGATGCCTGGCGTGGACAGCCGTACCGACGAGCGTGGCGACCGTCGCATGCGCATCGAGCCGCGTCTCTGA